GAGATCCTTGAACTGGAAGCGGTCTTTCAGCCGCTCCCTGCTTACGTCACGTCGCCGAATCAGATCCACATCATCACACAAACGTAATTTGCGCACATAATTTTCAGGTGAGTGTTGTTGGATGACTTTGCAGCACAACTGGTGGGAAGTTTCTCAACAGCTCAGACTATGTTTACGGGGCATCTTTGCGCACGCAGAGGCAGGTTGGAACAGGACGCGCAGACACCCGCTGACGCGCGTCTTTCCTGCTGAGTGGCTCCCGATCACCGCCCGTTTAAGAGCGCGTCTTCACACTTGTTGCTCCACCTCCGCCGCCTTGAATCGAGGTCGCCGCAGAGTCGCACAGAGCAAGCAAacggaaggaggaggaggaggaggactgtGTGCCGAGAGCCACGGCAGAGaagcacagagagagagacagagaccgCTGACAATGGCAGACAATAAGATGGGGCCGAACCTCCAGGCCGGGGCAGGATTCCTCGCGAAGAGGGTCCAGAAGTCTTTGAGTCGAGCTCAGGAAAAGGTTAGTCAGAAAGTTTGAGTTTGTGCCCGGGCCAGTTTGGACCAGTTTGGATCTTTAACTTGGCCGTTAAGCGTTGTCATGAGGCTGGCCACTCATGAGGTTATTGGCCAACTTCAGATTTAAAGTTGTAAACCTTTCCAAACGTTGCTTTAGAATTGCCCAACTCCGTTTCCCTGGAAGTGCAGAATGACGCATAGCTGCCTCCAGCTGCCTCTAGCTGCCTCTACCTGCTTTTTTTTCATGGCTTTCAAGCAGGTTTCAGATGAAACATGATGGCAACTTTTAATTAGATAAGAAAACGTGTAAATAAAATGTCTGCTTTACCTGTGAATGATATGATCTGTTGCCACTTCTACCTTCCCAGTATGAACCCTAGTACTGTAACCTAGGTTTAGTTGAAAAGGGTTAAAGTCAGCAAAGCCACTAACAGGACCTGATGGTAAGTGCTTAAAGTGACTGTGATGGGAGGGGGGGGGCGAGGCCGCATCTGTCCAGCGTTGACTGTGTTGTACAagctgtgtctgtctgtgttttcCACCTTTCTGCAGTATCTGGAGCTCTCTCTGTGTGCCGTTCAGAGACGTGAAGCTGTGTGCGGACGTACAAAAGCTGCCACTTCCTGACTGTGCACTTCCTCTTGCCTGCTGTGACTTTCTCAGTCAGTTTGCGGTCGACTTGTTTGATTGCACTGCTTCCCCGTATAACAGAGAAAGTATAACGCTTTGCACAGCAGTTGTGAAGAATTGAAGCATCGACATGCTATTAGGATGTATTTCTGAGTGATTCATTCAAATTGCTCCCTGCAGTGGACCCTGAAGGAAACTCTCAATAGTTAGCCACATTTGCCTAATTTGTTTGAGTATGTCTTTCAAAGTTTAAAGTGCTCTAATGTTAAATCGGCTGTCtcagtgtatttctgtgttaactTATTGCAGATGCATGTCTGTACTGCCGACCAATAAGATGCCATGTTCCCACAACAAGGAGTGACTGGGTTGATgggtttatttattctttttttttcagttgtaaGATGTCTTTCACATAACTCTTTgatctcttaaagggatagttcgcctcttttgacatgaagctgtatgacatcccatatcagcaacatcatttctgaacatcttcttaccccctgctgcgtcctgtgagcagagttccagcctcgttttggcgttgacgaaggtagtcgggctagtttgctggggtttaaaaaataaagcgttttgcttctcaaaacaatatgcgttcaaaagagtaatacatttgcatcacaaaatcgttcatccagaaaaattcagacctcacaatcgcttggccctattttctctctcccttcgtatcactgcctgctgtgtagaccgtgcagaccgaggagtaaacaccgtaacaggtgcggctatcggcagcatattgttttgagaagcaagacgctttatttgtttagccccagccaactagctggactaccttcatcaacgccaaaactcgcctggaactcgcagggggtaagaaaatgttcataaatgatgttgctgatatgggatgtcatacagcttcatgtcaaaagaggcgaactatccctttaaaagagCAAAATGTTGGATTTGGTTTAGTGACATCTAGAGGCAAAGTTGCGGACTgcattgcactgaaaactatcCCACAGCTAACTCTAAAGCCTGTGTTCAGCGTGTCTGTTGGAACATGCCAGTTTAAATTTACTCGCGCCatatttaaccttgtagcacccacagttgcagatatgcaacaagctttttatttatttacattatttatttacattatattttatttatatttttatttacattacattatttgatttttttttttttttttttttttttttttttaatttacattaatgtgtaatatttattttacattgcatTATATGTAAAAATGGGTGGGAAAGAACACGCTGCGTTcgtcaaatcttttttttttttttagtcctctgacaaaagaaacagaaaaatatgtgactgacataaaaacattgcattttatttaatGGGGATAACCTTTTCGGAGATAGAAAAAGGAAgaactggatttaaaaaaaactcttagAAGCTCACTTCTTTCTGCTTTTATACCGTGAAGCTTCATTTTTCACACATTCAGCACAATGCATGCAAATGGGCTTACTGTGAAATTTGTGGAGTTTCCCTTATTACTGCAgctctgtttttcttctgtttctcttCTCAGGTCCTCCAGAAACTGGGAAAAACCATGGAGACCAAGGATGAACAGTTTGAGCTCTGTTTCCAAAACCTCAACAAACAACAGGtactccaacacacacacgttaGCTTAGCTTTAATCAGTATCTATCGCTGTTCGAGCTTGTTTCACACCCCGTTCACCTAAAATGTCCATATGACATGAGATTTGTTGAGACTATGAACGCAGTGTTTTGCTTCTGACTGTGCTCTGTCTCAAGCCACGAGTTGAGAAAATCGTCATGGCCTTGAAACCAGGAAGGATTGACACAAGACTAatactcttttatttatttattttttcttgtctGTTCTGAATCAAATCCAATTGTTATGTCTTCAGTACAACTCTCTGCAGCAACATTACCTTAGATTGGAAAACAATTTAGAAAGTGAATGTCTTTTCACATGCTTCTGCTAATAATTTGTCTCAGTTTTGGTCTCTGAAAGGATTCTTATCTTTGGAGAGAGAGAACTAAAAGAGCTAAAATGCACCCTCccaaagtgtttttgtttttgctacTAGCTTACTTGCTGGGGTTTAGCGTTAGCATATTCGTATTGCGTTTATCTGGCAAAGATAAAGATGATgtgactcaccagctgtttccTTCTTGGATTACCAACCTTAAAAATAAAGGCATATTTTGTAGAATTTTGATTGGCCATCTTGTTTCAGTGCTACAGACCCACATAACAGCTTAGTGTAAGTGTGGTTGGATTATTATTTCCTGACCGTCTTTTCCAAACTTCTTTGTCTTTCCTTAATCTGATGACGTTTTCCAACGAGTTTAAGGGAAAGAGTTTGGGAAAAGACAACATGAGGGAACTTTTTTTGACCACTCGACCATATCCCTCGTTTCTTGTCAGGTTAACTACTTCTTTTATTGAATTAAAAACTAGTAGAAATGTATCCTATACCACCACCCTCTGGTGACACTATGAAGCCTGCTCATTTCAAATCAGTTCATGGAAACTTGTCGGATTtactttttctgtctttctttctttttttttatttatgtggcCAATGAATAGAAACCCCAACTAGAGACTGAGTAAACTGActttgtggcttttttttttttttttcttacaccaTCTTAATTTTGTAGTTGTCACTTGTAGCTTCAGCTTCTTCTGTTTGGCAAATAATTTGAATTCAATTTGTAAGTTGCTCAGAGCTCGTTGAATGTTACACCAGCAGCTGCTGTATGCACGGGAGGGAAAGTGCTGAGGAGCGACGGGAAGGAAGTCTACGTACTGACCAGAATCGCTGCTTTCACTTTACTGCTACTGACACCACATCAAATGTTGTTTTAATCTAATTTGGGCTACTACTGTGGCCAGACAGTAAAGTATCCGTGTTTTAACGCAGAAAAAGTTGcactgcaaacaaaaaaaagcagtcttTTGTCCTAAAGAAGGACACGGACTTACTTTTAGGTTGTCAAGGAAATGTTTAAGCAAGTGGTTTAGATCACTCAATCAGATACTGTTGCTGGGTGTCACAAAGTGTAACTTCTTTGTGTTATctgctttttttcccacacaCAGATGGATGGAAACGGGTTGTTTAAAGAATTTAGAAAGTGAATGTCTTTTCACATGCTTATGCTAATAATTTGTCTCAGTTTTGGTCTTTGAAATTATTTTTATCTTTGGAGAGAGAAGAACTAAAAGAGCTAAAATGCACCCTCCCaacgtgtttttgtttttgctacTAGCTTACTTGCTGGGGTTTAACGTCAGCATATTTGCTCATGTTAGCATATTTGCTAATGTTTGAGCTTATTGTGGCCAGACAGTAAAGTATCTGTGATTTAACGCAGAAAAAGTTGCACtgcaaacaacaaaaagcagTCTTTTGTCCTAAAGAAGGACACAGACTTACTTTTAGGTTGTCAAGGAAATGTTTAAGCAAGTGGTTTAGATCATTCAATCAGATACTGTTGCTGGGTGTCACGAAGTGtaatttctttgtgttttccacacACAGATGGATGGAAACAGGTTGTTTAAAGATGTCAAAGCCTACTATACAGCAGTGAAAGGTGAGTGAGGTTTTTAAAGCATGTACAGCATATTCGGGCTCAAAGCAAAGTGCTTACAGAACACAACTCTTTGCTCAGGAAAGCTGGTGAAAATGAGGGAAGTGAGTTTCCTCTATTATTGGATCATCTGTTGTCTTTTGCAATTCTGTCTGTGCTCCCAGGTTGCGCAAGCATAAGTAAAATCCTGCGGCTGAAAAACCGCAGCACTGCATGCACAATTCACGGGCaagaaaacatttctttctgtaTGGTCAGCTCCTGCTCTTGCGTTGTTGGTACCAGTCAGGAAGCCGGTGTTGTTCTGACCTTTGTGGTGTGGGTGTAGCAAACTCGTTAATAACAATGCCACAACAGGGCTCCAATGTGCTGCTGAAACTACACGATAAGCTGACGCTTATGGAGTCATGATTGCATTTTAAGATTTTCCCTTTTGTGTCCCTCAATGTCCACTTCCTGTCCACAGCTGTGCACGAGACGTCCAAGCGGCTGTCCCAGACGCTGCGAGACGTTTATGAATCGGACTGGAATGGAGTGGAGGACCTTGCTGTCATTACGGAAGTAAGACGAGGACGAGCTTTTCTGCACATGTGCCTCATCGGTGTTCTGCAAGTGTTTGATCTGGGTTTTTCAGACATCTTTAGAGGAGGGAAAATTTGAGTAATCATGGAGGTAGATGCTTACAGTTTcaattgtttagttttttttggggAGGGggacattagaaaaaaaaaatgctgtagtTTGCATCCGATATGGATCATACTGAAAGTAGTGTTTTGGCTAtggatttaaagggatagttcgcctcttttgacatgaagctgtatgacatcccatatcagcaatatcatttatgaacatcttcttaccccctgctgcgtcctgtgagcagagttccagcctcgttttggtgttgatgaaggtagtccgttGGCTAgagtcccgaaaataaagcgttttgcttctcaaaacaatatgcgttcaaaagagtaatacatttgcatcacaaaaaagttctccagaaaaagtcagacctcacaatcacctctctcccttcgtatcactgcctgctgtgtagaccgtgcagaccgaagtgcagaccaagcagtaaacaccgtaacaggtgcggctgtcggcagcaggcagtgatacgaaggcagagaaaatagggccaagagattgtgaggtctgactttttcctggagaactttttttgtgatgcaaatgtattactcttttgaacgcatattgttttgagaagcaaaacgctttattttttaagccccagccaactagccggactgccTTCATcagcgccaaaacgaggctggaactctgctcacaggacacagcagggggtaagaagatgttcagaaatgatgttgctaatatgggatgtcatacagcttcatgtcaaaagaggcgaactatcccttttaaGCTGCATTGAAAAGCAGAATCATTTCTTTGCAGGTGTATTCTGTATATTGTCGAAGATGATGTCTCCTGTGTAGATGTCGGAGACGTTCCAGTTGCCCTACTTATGCAACTCAAACTGTGTCTCTTAGAGTGAAGACTTGCTCTGGAACGACTACGAGGAGAAACTAAGTGACCAGATTGTTCGCACCATGGAGAACTACACAAGCCAGTTCCCGGAGGTCAAGGTACTTTGTTGTTTCTTCATTTAAACGACTTCCCGCACAACTCCACCCAAATGCTAAAATAACCAAATGCTGAGATGATTTTCTTCTTTATCCTCTTCCTGGTGAATCACATGTTTTACCctggtgggggaaaaaaaactaaacaaaaaaaacaacgattCTTCAGGAACGAGTTGCAAAGCGCGGCCGCAAACTGGTGGACTACGATTCAGCGCGTCACCACCTGGAAGCTCTGCAGAGTGCCAAGAAAAAAGACGATGCCAAAATAACCAAGGTCACGATttaagctcacacacacacacacacacacacacacggcacATGGCGTGTGCTGAGAAGCGTGGTTTCtggtgttgtttttcttttaaaaatggttTCAATTCCCTCTTTAACAGGCCGAAGAGGAGTTTAACAAAGCCCAGAATGTGTTTGAAGAGATAAATAATGAGCTGAGAGAAGAGCTGCCCGTTCTCCATCAGAGGTACGGCTCACTGGTTGATGCGTCAGAAGTCCAGTTTCTTTTAAACCTTCTTCTGAGTGTCCTGTGGATGATGAGCAAGACATTCTGctttctgtgtgtctgcagtCGGATCGGTTGCTATGTGACTGTGTTCCAAAACGTATCAAACCTGAGAGACGTCTTCTATAAAGAAATGAGTGTGGTAAGGTATCACACGGACCCCTCTGATCCCCCCTCCGCCTCTCTCATGCTGCTAATAGGATCTGTAACATTCGCTCATGTTGCTCTTTTGCATTGCAGCTGAATCGCGAACTGTACAACGCCATGAAGAAACTAGAGACTCAGCATTCCGGCAAAGCCTTCATCGTCAAGGGTTTGACTAGGTGAGGCATTATTTTGAATCCATTTCATTTGTGGCTGCAGGAAATGCCTTCGCCTGCGAGTAAATTACACAAACAGATGTGGTTTttgtcagtcagtggggtcacatggcactgagaggatcggattattggctaaattacaatgagactgttgctccttatttgagcaagggtaattctccttggatatatggcggtgaatgaatcgaatcataggcacaaagcgtgtcataccccggtatgataggtggcgctgtacccattccagctgttgctaatagagccacttcctgttgacctcttccccaccaacaacaacaacaaactcaggcattggagaaagatggagaacgcagagccagatgaagctacgtccctctacatttgctctgtgatgagctgcttgttgcacaaactcgatgcccaacggagcattctccatcgcgttgtttgtttctttctgacggcgacaacaacaggaatatcgtctcctttgacttccgggtcacgaccccgggaaaacatctggagcatgcgcagaacgcaaagtctgattcaccacgtgcttcagcgtctacaagcaggtttagagtgactttcaacccagttatctcggggtctgaatcccatccgatccagttcttagtcagattaaggtgtctacatgcacttaataactcagtctgattgtaatttagccaataatccgatcctttcagtgccatgtgaccccactgattaAAACGATACTCGTTCTTCTTGAAGTGTTGAAATATAAAATATTCTTTTGTGTGAGAAAACCCAACTTCTTAAACGGagtaagaaaaggaaaaagaaaactggagTTTGAACAAGCTGACAAGTTTCAGTGTTTCTGAGAGACTGTTTAAATCTGGCTGCAGTCTGTCACAGAAACTCCACGTATTCACAGCTGTTTATCAGACGGACAAAGATCTTTTATGTCTTCAGGAAAGAAATTGAGAACATTAATTTAAATGGTGAAGTATCTGGCAGACCTTATTTTTATTACCGCAGTTTTGCACTTACCGTTGCCACGCAAAGCCAAGTGTGAGCACtgaaactttactttttggaaAGCGCCTTCCAGGGTGAAGATTTTTCACGGACTCCCAACTGTTTACGTGTGGACTGTAgagctggggtccgtttcacaaagcgggtttagtgaaaactctgagtttattaaccctgaaatgaggggaaactcagagttttctatctcagagtagatcaactcagagttcaggaatagacggaggctgtgttcgaaaccgcatacttctcctactactcataccaactttttgagttggtaagcgagaagttcccggatgcatactagattctctgaaatgttgggtatgcatcatgaggttactactcatactcaaactacccaagatgcaacgtaacgtgacgtcgccgattgtcatttcctgtcaaatcggcagtttcaagctagctacaacgagggtaggttcacttcctgttttcaaaacaaaagcaccaattgtatcgtaatggctttccctatgataaaaggcaatgggtattttattttgtgaaaataaccggaagtgcgttgctcactgcgactagttttagtagcgccgaattcgagggaacaaaattgtaaacagccggtattttgtcaggttttcaacacgttggggatctaaacgactactttctcacctgaaaatgtttcaaatgttgctaaagtttacagagtttagagtttaagagaaatcagcttcaggccgatttcggctcgggcaggagcgaaatgcattgtgggtaaacgctctgcatactgtctgatcgatcagtatgtagtatgcggtttcgaacacagcctcagagtttgttgaacctgctttgtgaaacggacctccgGGGTTTTTGGCTTGCACTGCTCTCTCCTTGGATTGGACTGGTCTCCAGTATGGGCCATTCTTCTTCGTTTACATGGCAACAGTGAACTTAGCTGAGATGCTAACCTTGCAAACAGGAAGTACTACATGTTTGCACATAAATGTAAAATTACAAGCTGGTTGTATTATGCGTCATTGGCAACGATATGCATAAGGGAGTACATTGCTATATAAAACAACACTCCAATGACACAGAAGTTTTAGTTTGAATTGGCCGtctacaaaaaaagaacaagctGCACATAGTTTTGATGAATAATGGTTGAAAAATAAGAGCTTTGGGCCTCAAAATGAGTAAATCCACCCCTGGTTATGCTGTTGTTTAGCTGCGGTAGGCACAGGTTGTCCTGACACTGCACAACAACATGACGTCAGGGGATTATGAAGGTTAAACATAATGCTCGTGAGATAATTCTGGTTTCTACTCCTGCAACAGGATAATGACCTACAAAGAGTTATGTGGCAACTACAGTGCTGAGTAATTCAGTTTTAATGAAGAACGCCTACGTTTGAGGGCCTTTCCCTTCAATATTGGAAATAAAATCTGTTTAGAAACATTTGGTGAGAAAGTGTGAGAGGAAGGAGGCCACAGTTCTGGGGAAAACGGTTTCATCTTTCCACAGGACAACATGCTGACTCACTCCGCACTGTCAGTGAGGCAGTTATTGGCAGAAGAATGCAACACAGTACTCCACCCACTCTTGCAATTAAACtaatttcatttgaaaaaacaaaataaataaaaatacctCTGTCGATTCTAAGGTTTCACATgattggggagaaaaaaaaaacacatttggtCCTCACCcagtcttaaaatgaggtaaaaacAACCTCAAATGAACACCAACACATGACGTATTACACTGTCATTGTTAATTTAACACGAACGAAGCCAAGATGCAGAAGCTGTAgctgaaaaactaagtacaccctcgctgcttccacaggaatttaaactgatcatcagtaagtgtgagcacgtctataaaagcagaagttttgcagtttgctgctctggagcattcaggtgtgcgttaacacaatgccaaggaggaaagacattagcaatgatcttagagaagcaactgttgctgcccatcaacctgggaagagttataaggccgtttctaaactatctggagtccatcgttctacagagagaaagattattcacaagtggaaaacattcaagatagCTTTCAGAGTAGAGAGTAAAGTAGAGTAccatttattaatcccgaaggaaattaaggtgtcCAGTAGCATATACACAAggcacatatacacatataaagattattcacaagtggaaaacattaagGACAGTTGTCAAACTTCTGGGAGTGAACGTCCCAACAAGGACAGACTGTGCAACGCTCAGAGAAACTTTGAAAAatccaagagctacatctcagactctgcgggcctcagttagcatgttaaagtttatgacagcacaattagaaaaagactgaacaagtatggcttgtttggaagggctgcaggagaaagcctcttctctctaaatagaacatggcagcacagctcaggtttgcaaagttacatctgaacaaaccacaagacttctggaacattgtcctttggacagaccagagcaaagtggagatgtttgctcataatgcacagcagcacgtttggaggaaaccaaacacagcatatcagcacaaacacctcacaccagctgtcaagcacggtggtggagggctgatgatctgggctggttctgcagccacaggacctgggcacctcgcagtcattgagtccaccatgaactcctctggataccaaagtgttctatcaaatcaaatcaaatttatttgtatagcacatttcatgtacaaacaattcaaagggcttcacataaaataaaatcattgcagcagggagtggaagaagcattaaaacacaaaaaagaatataaagagaaacaaataaaatcatttaaatgaatttaaaaacaagcaacagtccagataagttcaaagatagcgtgcagatttcatgcatagacacatgagaacagaaatgtttttaacctggatttaaaaatgtctccatttggtgaaagtttaagtttctagagtcagatgtgaggccgtctgtctgacagctaaagctgggctgaaactggctcatcaacaggacaaagatcccaaacacagcagcagatctacagcagaatgtgtgaaaaagtaaAGAGTAAAAGTATTGCAGCGGTTGAGCTGTGCATAAAGGAATGCTCGATGAACAGATGCAATGTGGTAAAGAGTGGACCAGCATTCCTCCACAACAATGTGAGAGTCTGATAACATTGTGTAGAAAATGATTAGTCactgctgctaaaggtggttctgaATCATGGGGTGTTCTTAGTTTTTcgcacactgcttctgcattttgtctcaCATTTTGTTCAGTAGAGACAGACGCAGTGTAATATGTCCCGTGCTGCTCATCCGAGGTTGTGTTAGCATAGTTTCAAGACCTGCTAAGGACCACATGACTTTTACATTTGTGTTCTGATATATGAATGGTAGGATTTAAAGAgtctactttctttttcacatggctGTCATCTGCCACCATGCCagttttttattatatatttatttatttttccatttcctTCCCACTAAAGTCAAGTCTGTGCATGAACCCGAGTCTGTCCCAGAAGTAAGAACACAGCATAGCTTCTGCGACAACAACCTGCTCTACTGCTTTGATCAGTGAACACCTGAATTGGAATATATTGCAGGGAAAAGGACATGAAATATTTTACTGATTGCAGTTTGTTGTACAttatctatctctctctctctctctctctctctatatatatatatatatatataaagtgtcggctgctgacttttaaaacaggggaagcccatattacgcttgGCTAAAAGCATGTCAACTACATTTGGTGTTGCTAACTGCTTAGCTGCGAGACTAgccgccattgtgacaaaactactagctaacacgacaaacaaatgcacaacaggaatatgattgacaaaacttctaaacaacaaggatgtgtttcttatttgcagtgtaatatttacaaaagtgtatgtgtgtgaggatggaaatggaaacgatgggaaatgagtgaaactccgacagcactttcacagacaaccagtctctttggtatccgctttgggactgaagttccagcgtacttctccccgcttaaaaattcggctgccacagaatctctcatgatggacaaacactgactCCAATCAtcccgacacagcccctcatattgacacgcccacgtctaatctacccccagagacgccgagcagcctcggaagtgatgagtttttgtcgatttagccaatgatgacctagaattgtagaaaaaaacttgactctccatataacatgatttcctcagtgaacggcggcgattttagaacaaatcacttcattaagctacaggacaacatcaTGTAgtcatgaaagtaaatgcagtattgggcatatcttgtgttttgtgaataactgttttatcgtcaatttaatattgaagatgtagcaatttcgccagagaatgagAGAGGCTGCCCAGCttcccctgttgtctctgaatagccgcggctgatatatgtgttttattttattttttttgtatttccagCAGCTCATCCAGCAAGTCAAAGAAGAGAAAGTCGTTGGTTATCTCTAACCCCATCCCCTGCAATACAGCTTTCCCAGACGATCACACCTCCATCCATTCCTCCAcccagaatggcaaagacgccGCTCCCTCTTCGCACGATCCACGGCCT
The Odontesthes bonariensis isolate fOdoBon6 chromosome 3, fOdoBon6.hap1, whole genome shotgun sequence DNA segment above includes these coding regions:
- the bin2b gene encoding bridging integrator 2b isoform X1, which translates into the protein MADNKMGPNLQAGAGFLAKRVQKSLSRAQEKVLQKLGKTMETKDEQFELCFQNLNKQQMDGNRLFKDVKAYYTAVKAVHETSKRLSQTLRDVYESDWNGVEDLAVITESEDLLWNDYEEKLSDQIVRTMENYTSQFPEVKERVAKRGRKLVDYDSARHHLEALQSAKKKDDAKITKAEEEFNKAQNVFEEINNELREELPVLHQSRIGCYVTVFQNVSNLRDVFYKEMSVLNRELYNAMKKLETQHSGKAFIVKGLTSSSSSKSKKRKSLVISNPIPCNTAFPDDHTSIHSSTQNGKDAAPSSHDPRPQSICEESGTPEDGVVSSKPVSSSDSDLSSSGTNTPKRQSTCNNENSDGSSQSPEEAEVETEVETEAEAGLLTNQADDSGVGVPKSDAASQEVSGSTESDATQSLGQGSVGDPPSEEADTKPPPVPAPRVSFRSTDGLLPAQEQEQEQQQEEEEEAPVSPETAESGEDSSSHNPPGFLYKGAAIESHEASEEGALQFEQGDVILVLADTLELEGLVRGIREESWNQHHDVESHSGTFSEKLIQPVQAE
- the bin2b gene encoding bridging integrator 2b isoform X2 — its product is MADNKMGPNLQAGAGFLAKRVQKSLSRAQEKVLQKLGKTMETKDEQFELCFQNLNKQQMDGNRLFKDVKAYYTAVKAVHETSKRLSQTLRDVYESDWNGVEDLAVITESEDLLWNDYEEKLSDQIVRTMENYTSQFPEVKERVAKRGRKLVDYDSARHHLEALQSAKKKDDAKITKAEEEFNKAQNVFEEINNELREELPVLHQSRIGCYVTVFQNVSNLRDVFYKEMSVLNRELYNAMKKLETQHSGKAFIVKGLTSSSSKSKKRKSLVISNPIPCNTAFPDDHTSIHSSTQNGKDAAPSSHDPRPQSICEESGTPEDGVVSSKPVSSSDSDLSSSGTNTPKRQSTCNNENSDGSSQSPEEAEVETEVETEAEAGLLTNQADDSGVGVPKSDAASQEVSGSTESDATQSLGQGSVGDPPSEEADTKPPPVPAPRVSFRSTDGLLPAQEQEQEQQQEEEEEAPVSPETAESGEDSSSHNPPGFLYKGAAIESHEASEEGALQFEQGDVILVLADTLELEGLVRGIREESWNQHHDVESHSGTFSEKLIQPVQAE